Sequence from the Candidatus Sulfotelmatobacter sp. genome:
TGCGCGACGACGCGTTCGCGCCCGTCGGGCTCGAACGGCGCCAGCGCCAAACGCCGCGCCGCCGGCGCGGTCAGCACTTTGAGGTTGATCCGCACCAGCGCGCCCAGCGTGCCCTGGGAGCCGACGTAGAGCTTGCCCAAATCGTAGCCGGTGACGTTCTTGACGACCATCCCGCCGCTGCTGGCGCAGGTTCCGTCGACCAGCGCGATCGTCGAGCCGATCACCAGATCGCGCGGGCGGCCGTAGGTCGCGCGGCGCGGCCCGGCCCAGCCGGCCGCCACGGTGCCGCCGACGGTCGCGCGCGCGGTCAGCGGCGCGTCGAACGGGACGAATTGGTCGTGCTCGCCGAGCAGCCGCGCCAGCGCCGCGAGCGTCATTCCCGCGCCAACGCCGGCGGTGAGATCGTGCGGATCGTAGGCGTGGACGGCATCCAGCCGGCGCGTGCGCAGCGCGACGTCGAAGCGGGCCGGCGGGTTCGCGCTGGCCAGCAACGTGCCGCCGCCTTCGATGACGACCGCTTCGCCGGCGCTGGCCGCGCCGTGCAGTGCCGCCGCCGTCTCGGCGGCGTCGGCCGGCTCGATCGTGCGCGCCGGCTCCTGCTCGCCCAGTGTACCCGCGCCGCGCCGCGCTCGCGCGCCCTTCGCGATCACGCGCTCACCACCGCCGCCGCGGTGACCTCGCCGCAGACCGCGCCGGTCGGGAAGATCTTGTCCGGGTTGAAGGCGCGGCGCGGATCGAACACGTCGCGCACGCGGCCCATCGCCGCCAGATCGTCCGGCGAGAACACCAGCCCCAACGTCTCGCGCTTCTCGAAACCGATCCCGTGCTCGCCGCTGATCGTGCCGCCCATCTCGATGCAGGTGCGCAAGATCTCGATCCCCGCTTCATGCACCGCCTCGATGTCGCGCGGGATGCGGCGGTCGAACATCAACAGCGGGTGCAGGTTGCCGTCACCGGCGTGAAAGACGTTGCCGACGGGCAGCCGGTACGCGCGCGAGATCTCGTCGATCGCGTGCATCACCTGCGGCAAGCGCGTGCGCGGGACGCACGCGTCCTGGATGTAGTAGTTCGGCGCGATGCGGCCGATCGCGCCGGCCGCGCCCTTGCGCGCCGCCCACAGGGCCTCGCGTTCGGCCAGATCGCGCGCCGCGCGCCACGAGAGCGCGCCGTGCGCGCGCGCGATCGCCGAGATCGCCGTCTCACCGGCGGCGACGTCGTCGGGTGCGCCCGCGATCTCGACCAGCAGCACCGCGCCGGCGCCCTCGGGATAGCCGGCGTGATAGTGCGCCTCGACGGCCTGCGTGATCAGTGCATCCATGATCTCGAGCGCGGTTGGAACGATGCCGGCGCCGATGATCGCCGAGACCGCCTGCGAGGCCGACTCGACGTCGGCGAACGCGGCGACGCAGACGCGCACCGCTTCGGGCAGGCGCAGCAACCGCACTTCGACCTCGGTCACCACGCCCAGCGTTCCCTCGGAACCGACCAGCACGCCGGTCAAGTCGTAGCCCGGGTCGTCGACCGAGGTGCGGCGCAGCTCGCCGTCGGCATCGACGTAGGTGATCCCGAGCACGTGGTTGGTGGTCGTCCCGTAGCTCAGGCAGTGCGGGCCGCCCGCGTTGGTGCCGACGTTGCCGCCGATCGTCGAGATCTTCTGGCTCGACGGATCGGGCGCATAGAAGACGCCGTGGCCGGCGATCGCCTTCGAGAGCTCGAGGTTGATCAGCCCGGGCTGGACGCGAGCGCGGCGGTTGCGCACGTCGAGCTCGAGGATGCGGTTCATCCGCACGAACGAGATGACCAGGCCGCCGCGCGCGGGGACCGCCCCACCGCACAGCCCGGTCCCCGCGCCGCGCGGGACGATCGGTGCCCCACACTCGGCCGCGATCCGAACGGCGATCGCCACTTCGCGCGCGTCACGCGGGACCAGGGCGACCTCCGGGAGCGTGTTCTCGGTGAAGGCGTCGAAGCCGAAGACCCGCAGGTCCTCAGGCTCGGTACGGACCACGTCCGGGCCGAGCGCGGCGAGGAGCCGCGAGGCGAAGGGGGACACGTGACGTGGCTACGGAGGGCGCGGCGGGACTTCCTGGAAGTCGCCCGCTCGGTGTTCTTCTGGAAGAAGGCGTCGCCGAAGCGTGACGCGGCGTTTCAGCGGGCGACGATCACGGAGCAGCAGCGCAAGAGCTTCCGCGCCTCCGTCGAGTTCCCCGTGCTCTACACCGTCGGCGGTCGCGACGGCGTGCGCACGGCGGTCGCCAACGACCTCTCGGCGGGCGGCCTGCGGCTGCTCGACGACGAGGACCTGCCCAGCGACTCCGTCATCACCCTGCGCTTCACGCTCCCCAACGAGCTGGTGCGGGGCGTGCAGATCGAGAAAGAGATCGTCGAGACGACCGCGCGCGGCAAGACCAAACGCAAGATCATGGTGCCGCCCGAGCCGTTTCGCGAGATGACGCTGCACGGCAAGGTGGTCATCGCCTTCCTCAACGTGCGGCGCCGCAAGTTCGCCCACGGGGTGCAGTTCCTCGACATCGACGAACGCTCGCGCGAAGAGGTGCAGCGTTTCATCCACGTCTGGCAGATCCGCCTGCTGCGCGAACGCCGCCTCATGCGCGGCGAGTAGCCGACGCACGCGACCGCGGCGCTGCTCTGCGCCCTGATCGCCCTGAGCGGTACGATCTCGCCGTCGGAGGCGAATCCACCGCTCCAGGTCGCGGAGGTCGTTGCGGCGCACGGCGGGCGGTGCAGCGCCGCGTGCGCCGGTGAGGTGCGGGAGAAGCTGCGTGCGCTCACGTCGCGAGACCTGACGTTCAAACGTCTCTGTCATTGCATGACGCGTGCCGAAACCGACCTGGTCGGGGACCCGCGCGTGCTGGCGAGGGCCGCCCCCCACAGACACGATTGGCGCGAGAACGGCATATGGGTCCGGCTCGAGCGAGCGTACCGGTTCCCGATCGATTGGGACGCGCCGGTCCTGGCGACCGCGCGCGACGTCTATATCGAGCTCGACCCGACTCCGCACGGCATGACGACGGACTTCTGGCTCGGCTCCGTTCGTCGGGCGGACGGCGCGATCGTGTTCAACATGTTTACGTTGCCCGGCGATCCGTTCGGCCTGCGCGCGGGCGAGTGCCCGAGACGCAAAGCCGGCGCGCCCGCCTAGTAGAGCAGATACTTCTCGCGTAGCGCGCGGAAGGCGTGCAGGCCCGGTTCCCAGGCGGCGATGATCGCGTCCGGGGTCGCCCCGGCGGCGAGGCCGCGGCGGACCGTGTCGGTGCCCCAGTCGCGGTCCATGCCGGTCGCGCTCGCCACGGCGTACTTGCCCTGTGCGCGCGCGGCGCACAGGATCTCGATCGCGGTGCGCACGCTGGGGAAGACGTACGGCTGGGTGATCGTCAGCGCGACGCCGCGCAGCTCCTTGCCGGCCCAGAAGCCACGCGCCGGCGACCACTCCGTCGGCTCGAACTCGACGCCGGGGATCGCGCGCGCGGCCAGCGCGTCGCGCAGCGCGGGCGCGTCGAAGCCGAAACCGCCGGCGTACTCGAACGGCCGGTCGGTGCCGACGCCGTTGTTGACGCCGCCGGCCTCGATCAGCCCGGTGGCGAGGTAGACCAGCGTCGTGCGCGCGTACGGCATGTTGGGCGAGGTCGGGATCCAGGTCAGGCCGGTGTCGGCCCACACCATCTCGCGCGACCAGCCTTCCATCGGGACGACGTGCAGCGCGCAGCCGATGCCGAAGCGTTCGTTGAACAAACGCGCGAGCTCGCCGACCGTCATGCCGTGCCGTTCGGGGATCGGGTAGAGCCCGATGAACGACGCGTAGTGCGGATCGAGCACCGGCCCGTCGATTAGCGCACCGCCGACCGGATTGGGACGATCGAGGATCCACACCTCTTTGCCGTACGCCGCGGCGGCCTGCATGACGTATGCCATCGTCGAGATGTAGGTGTACGGGCGCGCGCCGACGTCTTGGATGTCGAACAGCAGCACGTCGATGCCCGCGAGCATCGCGGCGGTCGGTTTGCGGGTCGCGCCGTAGAGGCTGTGCACGGGCAGGCCGGTGCGCGCGTCGATCGACGAGCCGACCTGCTCGCCGGCGCCCGTCGTGCCGCGGATGCCGTGCTCGGGCCCGAACAGCGCGCGCACGCGCACGTTCCCGCTCCGCACCACGGCGTCGGCGATCGACTCGCCGGTCGAGAGCACGCCGCTGGGGTTGGTCACGATTCCCACCGTGCGGCCGCGCAGCGCGCGCCAGCCGTCGCGCACGAACACGTCGTCGCCGAGCGCGATTCGCGGCGACGCCGCGCGGGCGGCATGCGGCGCCGCGAGCGCGGCGGCGCTCGCCGCGAGAAAGGCGCCCCGCTTCATGCCCCGACGAACTCCGGCTTCGTCGCGGCGGGGATCAGGCCGGCGGCGGCGGCGCGGCCGAACAGGTCCTCGACGGCGGCGATGCCGACCGCGCCGACGTCGTCGCTGTACTCGTTCACGTACAGCCCGATGTGCGCGCGCATGACCTCGTCGTCCATCTCGAAGGCGTGCTCGCGCACGTAGTCGATGATCGCGTCCTCGCGCTCGCGCGCGAACCGCAGGCTGCGCCGAATCGCGTCGTCGATCGCGCGCGCGTCGGCGTCGGGTACGTCGCGCCGCACCAGGATGGCGCCCAGCGGAATCGCGTTGCCGGTGGTCGCCTCCCACCAGTCGCCCAGATCGATCGCTTGTGCCAGGCCCGACTGCTGGTAGGTGAAGCGCGACTCGTGGATGATCAGGCCCGCGTCGACCTCGCCGCTCGCGACCGCGTCGACGATGGCGTCGAAGCGCAGCACGCGCGTGCGCGGCTCGCGCCCCAGCGCCAGCCGCAAGAGCGCGAAGGCCGTCGTGTAGCGGCCGGGGATCGCGAAGACCGCGTCCTCGCCCAGCTCGCGCAGGGTCGGCGCGCCGCCGGCGCGCGGACGGGAGACGACCAGCGGGCCGCAGCCGCGGCCCAGCGCACCACCGGCGCGCAGGATGCGGTAGCGGTCGAGCAGATACGGGATCGCTCCGTAGCTGACTTTGGTGAGCTCGTAGCGGCCGGCGCGCGCGGCCTCGTTGAGCGCCTCGACGTCGTCGAGCACGACGCGGACGCGCGGCGCGTCCGCCAGCAGCCCGTTGGTCAGCGCGGCGAAGATGTAGGTGTCGTTCGGGCAGGGAGAATAGGCGAGCGAATAGGTCATCGCGAGAACAAGACGTCGAGCAAGGTGCGCGTCGTTTCGACCGCGCCGCGTGCACCGGCGGCGAAGTCCCACTCGTTGGTCGCCCGGTCGCCGACCAAATTGGAGACGCCGCGGATCTCGATCCCCGGCACGCCGGCCTCGCGGGCTGCGCGCAGCACGGCGAAGCCTTCCATCGACTCGACGTCGGCCCGGTAGCGCAGCGCCAGCACGCGCGCGCGGGCGTCGGTGCTGGTGACGGTCGCCGAGGTGACGCCGCGCCCGAGGATCACCGCGGCGATGCCGCCCACGAACGGCGCCACCAGCCCCGCGTCGGCCTCGACCGTGCGCTCGAGCTGCGCGCCGTCGGGCAGCGGAAAGCCGCCGCCGTCCTCGAGCCCCAGCTCGACGTACTCCTCGCGCGTCACGACGACGACGTCGCCCACGGCGCAGCGGTCGCGAAAGCCGCCCGCGATGCCGGCGTTGATCACGGCGCGATAGCGGCGTTGCGCCAGCGCACGCGCGGTGCCCAGCGCCGCTTCGACGGGGCCGACGCCGACGGCGAGGACGTCGACGCCCTCACGCGGCGCGAGCTCCGCCAGCTCGCGCGCTACCGCGCAGACGACGAGGACCGGGGCGTCGTGAGGATGTGCCCGATCCACAAGGGTCCGATCAGCAGGTGCACGAGGTTGGTGAGGAAGGCCGGCTTGCGCCCTTCGTAGGCGTGGCCGACGAATTGGAAGATCCAGCCGATGACGAACAGCGCGATCGCCCACGGCCAGGAGACGTACGACGCGAGGTACCACAGCACGAGCATGCCGCCGACGGCGGCGATGGCGCGCGCCCCCGCCAGCGTCAGATAGTACGCGCACAGCGCGGCGGTGAGGGCCAGCGCGATCAGCCCGCCAGCGGGGAGCGCGCGCAGCAGCGCTTCGATCGCCAGCACGATCAGCGGGATCCCGATCTCGTGGCAGACGCGATTGCGGCGATCGGTGTGATAGGCGCCGTATTCGGCGAACAACGCGTCGGCACTCGACTGCATGGGCTACCTCACGCCGATGAACTTGTGCGTTTGCAGCGAGAGGCGCAAGCGCTCCGGGCGGTGCTTGGCCGCCTCGAGGGCCAGTGCCACGTTGGCGGGCTTGTTGCCCTCCGGCTGCAAGAAGATCGGCGTGGTCTCCGGGAAGGCGGCGATCCACTCCTGCGGCACGCGGCGGTCGACGATCAGCTTCGCCTCGTTCGCGCGCTGCGCCATGGCCGGCGCCAGCCGTTCTTTCGGCGAGACCGTCAGCCAGACGCCGGTGGGCAGGTCGACCGGGATCGTGCCGTTCGACTCGATGTGGACGCGCCGGCCGTCGGCGCGCAACGCGTCGATCAGCGCGCTGGTCTCGCGTTGCGCCAGCGGCTCGCCGCCGGTGATGATGACCATCGGGCAGTCGCCGCCGAGCTCGCGCACGCGCGCCACGACCTCGTCGACCGAGGCGAAGAACGCCAGCGCGTAGTCGGTGTCGCAGAACGCGCAGCTCAGGTTGCAGCCGGCGAGGCGGACGAAGACGGCGGGCGTCCCCGTCCACGTCCCCTCACCTTGGACGCTGTAGAAGATCTCAGCGAGCTGCAGCACGTCGTTCCTAACGCTGGCGGTACGCGCGCAACACCTGGATCGCGACGGGCGAGCCGGCCGAGATGTTGACGTTCTCTTTGTTGTTCTTGGCGATCAGATAGCCGCCGCCCGCGCCGAGCACGGCGCCGACGCCGTGGCCGAGCAAACCACCGATCAACCCGCCGACGGCGGCCGCGCCGGCTTCCTTCCCGGCATTGCTCTTGGTGATGGCCTGGATGCTGGTCACGCGCGACTGAATCGTGAACGTGCCCTGCGGCGCGTAGAGCTTCTCGAACGAGAGGCGGACCTTGCCGGCCGTGCCTTGGCCGGCCGGGACGACCTCACGCACGTACCCCGTCACGCGCGCATGCCGGATGGCGCCGTTGTCGGAATATACGCCGGACAGCGAGACCGGCTCGCCGACGTAGGCGTGGTTCGAGCTGATGTTCTGGTCGAACGTCCCGTGGAGGATCGTGCCGGGCGCGACCTGCGCCGAGGCGGCCAGCGGGGCCAGCCCCAAGACGACGGCGGCGAAGCCGGTGACGAGCGTGCGAATCATAGCGGTGTGTGCTCCTTGTTCGTGGGCGATGCCGGCCGAGTGATCACCCGCGTGCCAGCGGATCGTCCGATCTCAGAACGACGCGGGCGCTGCGAGTCTCCCAGAGGACCAGCTCGGTCAATTGGGGGAGCAAGGGTGCCAGGCGTTTCCAAATCCACACGACGATGCGCTCGGCGGTCGGGTTCTCGATCAGGTCGTTGAGCGACCGGTGGTCCAGCTCAGCCAACACCGTTCCCCGGACGGCGTTTGCTATCACCTCGAAGTCCTGAACCATCCCGGCCGCCGGTCCCTCCGCCTGTAACGGGCCGTCGAGGACGACTTCGAGGCGGTACGAGTGGCCGTGCAGACGCGCGCACTTCCCCGGGTGGTGCGGCAGCACGTGGGCGGCCTCGAAACTGAACGATTTGCGAATCTGCACGACCCCCATGCTTCGCCGCCGGACGGGACCGCGCCTCACCGTGGGGAACGCCACGGCGTGCAGTCCAACCGCGCGCGTCTGGTGACGCAGATCCTCTCGGCCAAGATCGCTCCGCCACTCCTGTCGTCCTCGCTCTACGAGGTCGGCGCCGATGGGGTGCCGCGCGTGTTGCCCAGCGTCGGCGGGATCACCGTCAACGTCCGGGTCGGCGACTCGGCGTTCGCGGTCGAGGCCGACCACGTCGAACCCGCCGTGAGCGCGCGCCATCCGGACGATCGGACCAACACCGCGTTCTGCGTCTTCGCCTGCGTCGGCAACACGGTCACCGTCACCAGCGGCGAGGCCAAGGGTGCGCAGGGCACGGTGACCGGCAAGCACGGCGGCGTCGAGCACGTCATCGTCGACTTCACGGCCGAGGCGATGGAGCGGATGCAGTTGGGCGACGACCTCTCGGTGCGCGCGACCGGCGTCGGCCTCGCGCTCGAGAACGCCGGCGACGTGCGCGTGTTCAACTGCGATCCCGACCTGCTCGAGAAGCTCGGCCTGCGGCGCGAGCACGGCGTGTTCAGCGTTCCCGTCGCGCGCATCGTGCCGGCCTGTGTGATGGGCTCGGGTCTGGGCCGGCAGACGGTCGTGCGCGGCGACTACGACATCCAGTGCTTCGACCCCAAGCTGGTCGCCGAGTTCGGGCTCGATCAGCTGCGACTCGGTGACGTGGTGGCGATCCGTGACGCCGACAACACGAACGGCCGCATCTATCGCGGCGGCGCCGTCACCGTCGCCGTCGTCTCGCACGGCTCGTCGTACCTGGCCGGCCACGGGCCCGGCGTGACGACGCTGCTGACGTCGGCCAGCGGCGCGCTGGCGCCCGTGCTCGACGCGCGCGCCAACCTCGCGACCATCTTGGGCCTGCGCTGAGGATGCGCGACCGCGACCTGCTCTCGCCCGAAGATCGTGCCGAGCCGGTCGTCGTCGTGGACTATGATCCCGCCTGGCCGGCGACGTTCGCGGTGCTGCGCGACCGGCTCGCGACGGTGCTCGGCGACCTGGCGGCCGGGATCGAGCACATCGGCTCGACGGCCGTCCCGGGGCTCGCCGCCAAGCCGATCATCGATCTCGACGTCGTCTTGCGGCGCGCGTCCGACTTCGCGCGTGCCGCCGAACGGCTGGAACGGATCGGCTACACGCACCTGGGCGATCTCGGGATCATCGAACGGGCGGCCTTTCGCGCGCCGCCCGGCTCGCCGCGGCATCACCTCTACGTCTGCCCGGCCGGCGCGCCGGCCCTGCGCGCGCACCTGGCGCTGCGCGACACGCTGCGTGCCGAGCCGGCGCTGTTGGCGGCGTACGCCGACCTCAAGCGCAGCCTGGCGGCGCAATTCCGCGACGACCGCGACGCCTACGCCGAAGGGAAGACGGCGTTCATCACCGCCGCGCTCGGCGAGCGCAGCGGTCAGCGCCGCGCGCGGCGCAAGTAGACCGCGTTCGCGCGGTAGTCGAACCACAGCTCGTACGAGCGCAGCAAGTCCGTTCCGAGCGTCCCGTCCACCTCGTCGCTGCCCAGGTCGGCGTTGGAGACGTCGGCGGTGACGTCGCGCAGCCAGAGGCCGGCGATCTCGAGTCCGGGCAGGCGCGTCGGCACGGCGAACGCCGAGCCGCCGATGCCGCGCACGCGGGTCGTCCCGCTGAAGCGGTCGGGCGCGAACTCACCGCGATCGGCGAACCCGTTCTCGAAGACGGTCTGGTTCGCGCCGGTGTCCAGCACGACGCGGCCGAGCGCGCTGCCGGCGCTGATGTGAATGGCCGGCGTGCGGTCGTCCAGACTCAGCGTCGCCGAGGCGGCGTCGGACGGCGGGTGAAAGCGCTCGGGCGCGATCGCTTCGGCCAGGTTGTGCTCGAGGTCGAGATGCACGACGACGTCGGCGAAGAAATCGAAGCCGAGCAGCCCGACGATGCGCGTGTGCGAGTCGGGCTGAAACGGGATCGCCACCACCCGCGCGGCGAGGTTGCGCATGCGCAGGTCGCCGACCGTCAGCAGCGGGATGACCGTCATCGACTCCTGGAACGCGCCCATCGTCGAGCCGATGTGCGTGCCGAAGCGCTCGAGCTTCTGCTGGTCGGCGACGGTCGGGTCGATGAAGATCCCCGCCGCGCCGGAGTCCAGCAAGAAGTCGTAGGCGCTGCGGCCGACGATGACCCGAATGACCGGTAACCCGTCGACGAAGCGCACCGGCAGCCGCACCGTGCCGCCGGGCTTACCGGTGAACTCGACGACGCGCCGGCTGGGCGGCATCTCGACGTCGCGCGGATCCGGCGTCGTGTCCAGCCCGCGGTTGACCAGCAGCTGCTCGCGCTCGTTGCCGAGCGTGTCGGTGGTGAAGATGCGCGAGGGATCCCAGACTCCGTCGAACAGCCGATAGTCGTCGTACGTCGTCGTGATCCGCGCGTGCCGCTCGACGGCCTCGCTGCGCGTGAGCAGCCCGGTCCTCTTGTCGATGAACAGCCACTCGTGGATGCCGGCCGGCGGGTCGACTTCGACGACGTACGCGCCGGTCGCCGGCGACTCGCCGACCAGCCGCACGTCGCGGTCGTCGCCGGGGTCGCGGAACGCGCGCTCGCTCGCCGCCAAGCGCTGATCGTGCAGGCCGGCGTCGACGAACGTGATGCCGTTGCGGTCCTGCTGCCAATGGATGCCGTGCAGCACGCCTTTCTGATAGCTGACCGGCCCCAGCGTGGTGATCGCGCGGACGTCCTTGCCGAGCTGGTAGACGCGGTACTCGCCGACGGTGCCGTCCTGGAACAACCGCCAGTCTTCGATTACCGTCGCGGCGCGCGTGTAGTCGCGCTGGTGCGCGCGCTCGTAGAGCGCGCGCACTTTGGCCAGCGTCGCGGCGGTGCCGACCAGCCCGCCGGGTTCGTCGTCGTACGCGGCCTGTGCCGCTTGTGCCAGCAGCAGCGCGGCCAACGCGGCTGCCGCGGCCCAGCGGCGAGGCCGCACCGGGCTCATGCGGTGCTCGTCGTCAGAGCGATCCGCTGGGCCCCATCGCCTCGAGACGTCGCTTGAGGTCGGAGAGGAACCCGCTCGCGACGGCGCCGTCGACCACCCGATGATCGAGCGAAAGGCAGACGTTCATCATCGAGCGCACGACGATCGCGTCGTCGTCGCGCACGACCGGGCGTTTCACGATCGCTTCGGTGGTCACGATTCCCGTCTGACCCGGCACCAGGATCGGTGCCGAGAGCACCGAGCCGTTGGCGCCGGTGTTGTTGACGGTGAACGTTCCGGCGGCCAGATCGTCCGCACCGAGCTTGCCGCGCCGCGCCTTGTCGATCAGCGCGCCGGCGGCGATCGCCAGACCCTTGATCGACAGCCGGTCGGCGTTGCGGATCACCGGGACGATGAGGTTGCCGTCGGCCGCGATCGCCAGGCCGATGTTGACCTCGGCGTGGACGCGGATCCCTTCCTCGGTGAAGGACGCGTTCATCAGCGGGAACTGCGCGAGCGCTTCGACCGCGGCGCGCACGAAGAACGGCAGCAGCGTGAGCTTGACGCCGTTCTCGCGCTCGAAGGCGTCCTTCTCGCACGTGCGCCACTTCCACACGTTGGTGACGTCGACTTCGACCATCGTCCAGGCGTGCGGCGCGGTATGCTTCGACTCGACCATGCGCTGCGCGATGATCTTGCGCGCCTGGGTGAGCGGGATGAGGTCCCCGGGCCGCGCCTGAGCGTAGGTGGCGCGGCCGCCGCCGGCCGGCGACGGCGCGGGCGCGGCCGGCGCGCTCGGCGGCGCGGGCGCGGTGTAGACCGCGTTGTCGGCCGAGATGGTCGCGGCGACGCCGGCGCTGGGCCCGGCTTTCGCGGCGGCCAGGATGTCGTTGGCCGTGATGCGGCCGCCCTCGCCGCTGCCGTGCACGCGCGCGAGATCGATGCGATGCTCGCGCGCCAACCGGCGCACGGCGGGCGAGACGCGCAGTCCGCCCGGCGCCGCGCTCGCGGCGACGAAGCCGTTGGCGACGACGGCGCTGCCGTTCCCGTTGGCCAGGCTCGGCGCGGTGAAGGTCGTGCTCGAGAGGCCGACGTTGCCGCCCGGCACCGGCTCGTCGGACGCCTGATGGTTGGCCTCGGCGGCCAGGTTCGCGACCTGTTCCGATGGTGAGGCGCTGCCGTGCGGCGCCGGCGTCTGCGCGGCGGCGCCGACTTCGTCGATGATCGCGATCGGGGCGCCGGTCGGGACCGTCTCGCCTTCCTTGACGATCAGCTCGCGGATGACGCCGCTGACCGGCGCGGGAACCTCGGCGTTGACCTTGTCGGTCGACACTTCGACGAAGGCTTCGTACTTTTCGACCGAGTCGCCGGGCTTCTTGAGCCACTGCGCGACGGTCCCTTCGGTGACCGTCTCGCCCAGCTGCGGCATCGTAATCGTGGTCGGCATGGCTAGAACGCGGCCAGCGAACGCATGGCCTCGACCATCGCGTCGGTCGAGATCATGAACTCGTCCTCGAGCGTGAGCGCGTAGCCCATCGCCGGGACGTCGGGGCCGCACAGGCGGCGGATCGGGGCATCGAGGTCGAACAACGCTTCTTCGGCGACCATCGCGCTGATCTCCGCGCCGATGCCGCCGAACTTGTTGTCCTCGTGGACGATCAGCAGCTTGCGCGTCTTGCGCACGCTCTCGAGGATCGTCGTCTTGTCCATCGGCCGGATCGAACGCAGGTCGATCACTTCGACCGAGACGCCTTCGCCCTCGAGCCGGTTGGCCGCGTCGAGCGCCTGATGCAGGTTGTAGCCGTAGCTGACGACGGTGACCTGGGTGCCCGTTTTCTTGACGTCGGCCTTGCCGATCGGAATCGTGTAGTAGCCCGCCGGCACCTCACCCTTGACGCTGCGATACGTCTTCTTGTGCTCGAGGAAGAGCACCGGGTCGGGGCACTCGATGGCGGCGTTGAGCAAGCCCTTGATGTCGGCCGGGGTCGAGGGCGCGAGAA
This genomic interval carries:
- a CDS encoding FAD-binding oxidoreductase, whose translation is MIAKGARARRGAGTLGEQEPARTIEPADAAETAAALHGAASAGEAVVIEGGGTLLASANPPARFDVALRTRRLDAVHAYDPHDLTAGVGAGMTLAALARLLGEHDQFVPFDAPLTARATVGGTVAAGWAGPRRATYGRPRDLVIGSTIALVDGTCASSGGMVVKNVTGYDLGKLYVGSQGTLGALVRINLKVLTAPAARRLALAPFEPDGRERVVAHAQTRAIEPVALLTLDPGFAPRHLADGEGRPLLVALFEGSEALVDRALRDYRSALGAAGVAETRVLDDRIAAEAFQTIVDGYVAARERSVTFVARGLPADASLRAERARSCAPDGFALETLADLATGDVVARLTWRAAHDGELPEVVALLRAALGRAHRIAGDPHAWAAVDAWGETPAALATMHAIKARFDPHDTLAPGRFLGGR
- a CDS encoding FAD-linked oxidase C-terminal domain-containing protein, with product MSPFASRLLAALGPDVVRTEPEDLRVFGFDAFTENTLPEVALVPRDAREVAIAVRIAAECGAPIVPRGAGTGLCGGAVPARGGLVISFVRMNRILELDVRNRRARVQPGLINLELSKAIAGHGVFYAPDPSSQKISTIGGNVGTNAGGPHCLSYGTTTNHVLGITYVDADGELRRTSVDDPGYDLTGVLVGSEGTLGVVTEVEVRLLRLPEAVRVCVAAFADVESASQAVSAIIGAGIVPTALEIMDALITQAVEAHYHAGYPEGAGAVLLVEIAGAPDDVAAGETAISAIARAHGALSWRAARDLAEREALWAARKGAAGAIGRIAPNYYIQDACVPRTRLPQVMHAIDEISRAYRLPVGNVFHAGDGNLHPLLMFDRRIPRDIEAVHEAGIEILRTCIEMGGTISGEHGIGFEKRETLGLVFSPDDLAAMGRVRDVFDPRRAFNPDKIFPTGAVCGEVTAAAVVSA
- a CDS encoding PilZ domain-containing protein, which encodes MTWLRRARRDFLEVARSVFFWKKASPKRDAAFQRATITEQQRKSFRASVEFPVLYTVGGRDGVRTAVANDLSAGGLRLLDDEDLPSDSVITLRFTLPNELVRGVQIEKEIVETTARGKTKRKIMVPPEPFREMTLHGKVVIAFLNVRRRKFAHGVQFLDIDERSREEVQRFIHVWQIRLLRERRLMRGE
- a CDS encoding DUF1343 domain-containing protein, coding for MKRGAFLAASAAALAAPHAARAASPRIALGDDVFVRDGWRALRGRTVGIVTNPSGVLSTGESIADAVVRSGNVRVRALFGPEHGIRGTTGAGEQVGSSIDARTGLPVHSLYGATRKPTAAMLAGIDVLLFDIQDVGARPYTYISTMAYVMQAAAAYGKEVWILDRPNPVGGALIDGPVLDPHYASFIGLYPIPERHGMTVGELARLFNERFGIGCALHVVPMEGWSREMVWADTGLTWIPTSPNMPYARTTLVYLATGLIEAGGVNNGVGTDRPFEYAGGFGFDAPALRDALAARAIPGVEFEPTEWSPARGFWAGKELRGVALTITQPYVFPSVRTAIEILCAARAQGKYAVASATGMDRDWGTDTVRRGLAAGATPDAIIAAWEPGLHAFRALREKYLLY
- a CDS encoding 1,4-dihydroxy-6-naphthoate synthase, with the protein product MTYSLAYSPCPNDTYIFAALTNGLLADAPRVRVVLDDVEALNEAARAGRYELTKVSYGAIPYLLDRYRILRAGGALGRGCGPLVVSRPRAGGAPTLRELGEDAVFAIPGRYTTAFALLRLALGREPRTRVLRFDAIVDAVASGEVDAGLIIHESRFTYQQSGLAQAIDLGDWWEATTGNAIPLGAILVRRDVPDADARAIDDAIRRSLRFAREREDAIIDYVREHAFEMDDEVMRAHIGLYVNEYSDDVGAVGIAAVEDLFGRAAAAGLIPAATKPEFVGA
- the mqnB gene encoding futalosine hydrolase translates to MDRAHPHDAPVLVVCAVARELAELAPREGVDVLAVGVGPVEAALGTARALAQRRYRAVINAGIAGGFRDRCAVGDVVVVTREEYVELGLEDGGGFPLPDGAQLERTVEADAGLVAPFVGGIAAVILGRGVTSATVTSTDARARVLALRYRADVESMEGFAVLRAAREAGVPGIEIRGVSNLVGDRATNEWDFAAGARGAVETTRTLLDVLFSR
- a CDS encoding Mpo1-like protein: MQSSADALFAEYGAYHTDRRNRVCHEIGIPLIVLAIEALLRALPAGGLIALALTAALCAYYLTLAGARAIAAVGGMLVLWYLASYVSWPWAIALFVIGWIFQFVGHAYEGRKPAFLTNLVHLLIGPLWIGHILTTPRSSSSAR
- a CDS encoding 7-carboxy-7-deazaguanine synthase QueE; this encodes MLQLAEIFYSVQGEGTWTGTPAVFVRLAGCNLSCAFCDTDYALAFFASVDEVVARVRELGGDCPMVIITGGEPLAQRETSALIDALRADGRRVHIESNGTIPVDLPTGVWLTVSPKERLAPAMAQRANEAKLIVDRRVPQEWIAAFPETTPIFLQPEGNKPANVALALEAAKHRPERLRLSLQTHKFIGVR
- the queD gene encoding 6-carboxytetrahydropterin synthase QueD, producing MQIRKSFSFEAAHVLPHHPGKCARLHGHSYRLEVVLDGPLQAEGPAAGMVQDFEVIANAVRGTVLAELDHRSLNDLIENPTAERIVVWIWKRLAPLLPQLTELVLWETRSARVVLRSDDPLARG
- a CDS encoding DUF4438 domain-containing protein produces the protein MQSNRARLVTQILSAKIAPPLLSSSLYEVGADGVPRVLPSVGGITVNVRVGDSAFAVEADHVEPAVSARHPDDRTNTAFCVFACVGNTVTVTSGEAKGAQGTVTGKHGGVEHVIVDFTAEAMERMQLGDDLSVRATGVGLALENAGDVRVFNCDPDLLEKLGLRREHGVFSVPVARIVPACVMGSGLGRQTVVRGDYDIQCFDPKLVAEFGLDQLRLGDVVAIRDADNTNGRIYRGGAVTVAVVSHGSSYLAGHGPGVTTLLTSASGALAPVLDARANLATILGLR